The Synechocystis sp. PCC 7509 genome includes a window with the following:
- a CDS encoding bifunctional 4-hydroxy-2-oxoglutarate aldolase/2-dehydro-3-deoxy-phosphogluconate aldolase — MKISNQNWLALLQKNKVIAVIRSSNKDLALQMAFAVAKGGVKLIEITWNSDRASETISQLRDELPGCTIGTGTLLTLEQQRKAIASGAQFLFTPHTDIAMIEASGDIPIIPGALSPTEIVTAWNAGASCVKVFPVQAVGGASYIKSLQAPLGHIPLIPTGGVTVDNAKSFLLAGASAIGLSRELFPQELVVKRDWEAIALRCQNLLKQLTGK, encoded by the coding sequence ATGAAAATATCTAACCAAAACTGGTTAGCTTTGTTACAAAAAAATAAAGTAATTGCAGTTATACGCTCTAGCAATAAAGATTTAGCGTTGCAAATGGCTTTTGCTGTAGCTAAAGGGGGAGTAAAACTAATCGAAATTACTTGGAATAGCGATCGCGCATCCGAAACAATTTCCCAATTGCGTGACGAGTTGCCAGGCTGTACGATAGGTACGGGAACGCTTTTGACTCTAGAGCAACAAAGAAAAGCGATCGCATCGGGAGCGCAATTTTTATTTACACCCCATACCGATATAGCAATGATTGAAGCATCGGGAGATATACCGATTATACCGGGAGCGCTGTCACCAACGGAGATTGTAACAGCTTGGAATGCTGGCGCAAGTTGTGTAAAAGTGTTTCCCGTGCAAGCAGTGGGGGGAGCAAGCTACATTAAAAGCCTGCAAGCACCGCTTGGACATATACCGTTAATTCCGACTGGAGGGGTGACGGTAGATAATGCTAAGAGTTTTTTATTAGCAGGTGCGAGCGCTATTGGACTTTCTAGAGAGTTATTTCCCCAGGAGTTAGTTGTAAAGCGAGATTGGGAGGCGATCGCACTTCGATGTCAAAATTTGCTGAAACAGCTAACGGGAAAGTAA
- a CDS encoding DUF2382 domain-containing protein — MPLYKLEDFDANYRQTFNGEDVKSMALYTEGGNHIGKVADALVDNEGKFRYLVIDTGMEYSGKQILLPIGLSRIDYNAQQVYVDGLSREQVAHLPEYSDRIVVDYDYEEQVRGIYRDQNTSSIQSSDRDTYSYQQEPSLYDLSNQNHQIFKLYEERLIANKNRVKTGEVAVSKHIETETATVSIPITKERVLVERATPSTIGQIVTPSEMDFQSGVIARIELYEEKPEFRKETFIREEVRITKIVDKDTVEAQETIRREELDINTEGNPNITLDS, encoded by the coding sequence ATGCCTCTTTATAAGCTCGAAGACTTCGATGCAAACTACCGTCAAACCTTTAATGGAGAAGACGTTAAATCAATGGCTCTCTATACTGAAGGTGGTAATCATATTGGTAAAGTAGCCGATGCTTTAGTAGATAATGAAGGCAAGTTTCGGTATTTGGTCATTGATACAGGTATGGAATATTCTGGCAAACAAATATTACTACCAATTGGTCTATCCCGAATTGATTATAACGCCCAACAAGTCTATGTAGATGGTTTAAGTAGAGAGCAAGTAGCCCACTTACCAGAGTATAGCGATCGCATTGTAGTAGATTACGATTATGAAGAACAGGTGCGTGGCATCTATCGCGATCAAAATACTTCCTCAATCCAATCTAGCGATCGTGATACTTACAGTTATCAGCAAGAACCTTCTTTGTATGATTTAAGCAACCAAAATCACCAGATTTTCAAGTTATACGAAGAAAGATTAATTGCTAACAAAAATCGAGTTAAAACTGGCGAAGTAGCTGTTAGCAAGCATATAGAAACTGAAACAGCAACAGTTTCTATACCAATTACAAAAGAAAGAGTTCTAGTTGAACGCGCCACACCTTCAACTATAGGTCAAATAGTTACACCTAGCGAAATGGATTTTCAATCTGGTGTGATAGCTCGTATAGAATTGTACGAAGAAAAACCAGAATTTCGTAAAGAAACTTTTATCCGTGAAGAAGTCCGCATTACAAAAATTGTCGATAAAGATACCGTGGAAGCTCAAGAGACAATTCGCCGAGAAGAATTAGATATAAATACTGAAGGTAATCCAAACATAACTTTAGATTCGTAG
- a CDS encoding Na/Pi cotransporter family protein encodes MFVKKKNNSQVLKFLSISLLVAALITSPSLANRTLQLFSGLPGVEYSTQASTLAQSQQSEAKINFEIAQAPNPTNEKEAEEEIIDFFAMAMGALAGLVLFIYGVTRLAEGLEDMGSDRMKNILAKFTTNRFAGVATGTVATTLLESSSVTIIMVIAMVSAGVLTFVQSLGVVLGSNIGTAVGAQIISLDIDKYIPILMFGGLLLLFVGKGQTLKTLGIVLLGFGLMFYGLEAIDEAMKPFREYQPFLNLMKSLAQNPLLGALVGAIFTIIIQSSSATVAIVVTLAGSGLISLPAGIAIMLGAEIGTCADTLVATIGRGRPALRTGVFHLLFNLVSVALGLLFAPLLVQLVSSISGDDVGRQVANAQIIFNVMGVVAVIGFLPIIARLLEKFIPDVASDRKLQPEKLLSR; translated from the coding sequence GTGTTTGTTAAGAAAAAAAATAACAGTCAAGTCCTTAAGTTTCTAAGCATTAGTCTTTTAGTTGCCGCTTTAATTACCTCTCCTTCTTTAGCTAATAGAACGCTGCAATTGTTTTCTGGCTTACCAGGTGTGGAATACAGTACCCAAGCTTCTACTTTAGCTCAGTCTCAACAATCCGAGGCGAAAATTAACTTTGAAATTGCTCAAGCGCCAAACCCAACTAACGAAAAAGAAGCAGAAGAAGAAATTATCGACTTTTTTGCAATGGCTATGGGTGCATTAGCAGGTTTAGTCCTGTTTATCTACGGTGTGACGCGCCTAGCCGAAGGATTAGAAGACATGGGAAGCGATCGCATGAAAAATATACTTGCCAAATTTACCACTAACCGTTTTGCGGGAGTTGCAACGGGAACTGTAGCCACAACATTACTTGAATCATCGTCCGTTACTATCATTATGGTAATTGCGATGGTAAGTGCGGGAGTATTGACCTTTGTGCAATCTCTTGGCGTGGTTTTGGGTTCAAATATTGGGACTGCTGTAGGCGCTCAAATCATTTCCCTTGACATAGATAAATATATTCCAATTTTGATGTTTGGAGGCTTGCTACTACTGTTTGTAGGTAAAGGACAAACACTAAAAACTCTCGGTATTGTGCTGTTAGGATTTGGCTTAATGTTTTATGGTTTAGAAGCCATTGACGAAGCAATGAAACCGTTTAGAGAGTACCAGCCTTTTCTTAATTTAATGAAATCTCTCGCTCAAAATCCGCTCTTAGGGGCGCTAGTTGGAGCAATTTTTACAATAATTATTCAATCTTCTTCCGCCACTGTAGCAATTGTAGTTACTTTGGCAGGTTCGGGCTTAATTTCTCTACCCGCAGGTATTGCTATTATGTTAGGTGCAGAAATTGGTACTTGCGCCGATACCCTCGTAGCAACCATTGGGCGCGGTCGTCCCGCACTGCGAACTGGGGTGTTTCATTTGCTATTCAATTTGGTAAGTGTGGCTTTAGGACTGTTGTTTGCGCCGCTATTAGTACAATTAGTCTCATCAATATCTGGCGATGATGTCGGTCGTCAAGTAGCTAACGCTCAAATTATATTCAACGTCATGGGCGTAGTTGCAGTTATTGGTTTTCTGCCCATCATAGCGAGACTGCTAGAAAAATTTATTCCCGATGTCGCCAGTGATCGCAAATTGCAGCCAGAAAAATTACTTTCCCGTTAG